Part of the Triticum urartu cultivar G1812 chromosome 2, Tu2.1, whole genome shotgun sequence genome, gtatgctaaagcttttctaatgtcaagtatcatttccttagaacatgagattgtgcaactcccggataccgtaggagtgctttgggtgtgccaaacgtcacaacgtaactgggtggctataaaggtacattacaggtatctccgaaagtgtctgttgggttgacacgaatcgagactgggatttgtcactccgtgtgacggagaggtatctctgggcccactcggtaggacatcatcataatgtgcacaatgtgatcaaggagttgatcacgggatgatgtgttacggaatgagtaaagagacttgccggtaacgagattgaacaaggtatcgggataccgacgatcgaatctcgggcaagtatcgtaccgatagacaaagggaattgtatacgggattgattaaagtccttgacatcgtggttcatccgatgagatcatcgaggagcatgtgggagccaacatgggtatccagatcccgctgttggttattggtcggagagtcgtctcggtcatgtctacgtgtctcccgaacccgtagggtctacacacttaaggttcggtgacgctagggttatagagatattagtatgcggtaacccgaatgttgttcggagtcccggatgagatcccggacgtcacgaggagttccaaaatggtctggaggtaaagaattatatataggaagtgctatttcggccatcggggcAAGTTTTGGGGtgaccggtattgtaccgggaccaccggaagggtcccgggggtccaccgggtggggccacctgccccggggggcacatgggctgtaggggtgtgcgccttggcctatatgggccaagggcaccagccccaagaggcccatgcgccaagagataaggaaaggaagagtcctaaagggggaaggcacctcctaggtgccttggggaggagggactcctccctagccgcacccttccttggaggaagggccaaggctgcgccccccccctctcccttggccctatatatagtggggggaagggagggcagcccaatctaagccctggcgcctccctctccctcccgtgacacatctccctcctcccgcagcgcttggcgaagccctattGGAATCCcactacttccaccaccacgccgtcgtgctgctggatctccatcaacctctcctcccccttgctggatcaagaaggaggagacgtcgctgctccgtatgtgtgttgaacgcggaggtgccgtccgttcagcgctaggatcatcggtgatttggatcacgacgagtacgactccatcaaccccgttctcttgaacgcttccgcgcgcgatctacaagggtatgtagatctactccttcctcgttgctagatgactccatagattgatcttggtgacacgtaggaaaattttgaattattgctacgatCCACAaggtggcatcatgagctaggtctattgcgtagattctatgcacgagtagaacacaaagtagttgtgggcgttgattttgttcaatatgcttaccgttactagtccaatcttgattcggcggcattgtgggatgaagcggcccagaccaaccttacacgtacgcttacgtgagaccggttccaccgactgacatgcactagttgcataaggtggctggcgggtgtctgtctctcccactttagtcggatcggattcgatgaaaagggtccttatgaagggtaaatagcaattggcatatcacgttgtggtctttgcgtaggtaagaaactttctatctagaaacccatagcagccacgtaaaacatgcaaacaacaattagaggacgtctaacttgtttttgcaaggtatgccatgtgatgtgatatggccaaaaggatgtgatgaatgatatatgtgatgtatgagattgatcatgttcttgtaataggaatcacgacttgtatgtcgatgagtatgacaaccggcaggagccataggagttgtctttatttatttatgacctgcgtgtcaacttaaacgtcatgtaattactttactttattgctaaagcgttagctgtagtagtagaagtaatagatgacgagacgacttcaagaagacacgatgatggagatcatggtgtcatgccggtgacaatgatgatcatggagccccgaagatggagatcaaaaggagcaatatgatattggccatatcatgtcactatttgattgcatgtgatgtttatcatgtttatgcatcttgtttacttagaacgacggtagtaaataagatgatccctcataataatttcaagaaggtgttccccctaactgtgcaccgttgcgacagttcgttgtttcgaagcaccacgtgatgatcgggtgtgatagattctaacgttcacatacaatgggtgtaagacagatttacacacgcgaaacacttaggttgacttgacgagcctagcatgtacagacatggcctcggaacacaagagaccgaaaggtcgagcatgagtcgtatggtagatacgatcaacatgaagatgttcaccgatgatgactagtccgtctcacgtgatgatcggacacggcctagttgactcggatcatgtaatcacttagatgactagagggatgtctatctgagtgggagttcataagatgaacttaattatcttgaacatagtcaaaaggatttcgcaaattatgtcatagctcgcgcttcagatctactgtttagttatgttcctagagaaaatttagttgaaagttgatagtagcaattatgcggactaggtccataaactgaggattgtcctcattgcttcttagaaggcttatgtccttaatgcaccgctcagtgtgctgaacctcgaacgtcgtctgtggatgttgcgaacatctgacatacacattttgataactacgtgatagttcagttaaacggtttggagttgaggcaccgaagaagTTTTGAAACGTtgcggaacatatgagatgtttcgagggttgaaattgggatttcaggctagtgcccacgtcaagaggtataagacctccgacgattttcttagcctgcaaactaagggagaaaagctcaattgttgagcttgtgctcagattgtctgagtacaacaatcgcttgaatcaagtgggagttgatcttccaaatgaaatagtgatagttctccgaagtcattaccaccaagctgctagagcttcgtgatgaactataacatatcagggatagatatgatgatccttgaaatattcgcaatgtttgacaccgcgaaagtagaaatcaagaaggagcatcaattgttgatggttagtgaaaccactagtttcaagaagggcaagggcaagaagggatacttcatgaaacggcaattcagctgctgctctagtgaagaaacccaaggttgaacccaaacccgagactaagtgcttctgtaataaggggaacagccactggagcagaattaccctagatacttggtagataagaaggctggcaaggtcgatagaagtatattggatatacattatgttaatgtgtactttactagtactcctagtagcaccagggtattagataccggttcggttgctaagtgttagtaactcgaaataaaagctatggaataaacggagactagctaaaggtgagctgatgatatgtgttggaagtgtttccaatgttgatgtgatcaagcatcgcacgctccctctaccatcgagattggtgttaaacctaaataattgttatttggtgtttgcgttgagcatagacatgattggattatgtctatcgcgatatggttattcatttaaggagaataatggttactctgtttatttgaataataccttcaatggtcttgcacctaaaatgaatagtttgttgaatctcgatcgtggtgatacacatgttcatgccaaaagatataagatagtaatgatagtaccacctacttgtggcactgccacgtaagtcatatcggtataaaacgcatgaagaagctccatgttgatggatctttgggctcactcgttttgaaaagtttgagacatgcgaaccatgtctattggtgtatatgcatgaagaaactccatgcaaatggaccgtttggactcacttgattttgaatcacttgagacatgcaaatcataccacatgggcaagatgactgaaagcctcgttttcagtaaaatggaactagaaagcaacttgttggaagtaatacattttgatgtgtgcagtccaatgagtgctgaggcgtgtagtggatatcgttatgtacttacttcacggatgatttgagtaaatgttgagtatatttacttgatgaatcacgagtctgaattattgaaaggttcaagtaatttcagggtgaagttgacagatcgtcatgacaagaggataaaatgtctatgatatgatcatggagatgaatatctgaattacgagtttggcacagaattaagacattgtggaaattgtttcacaactgatacagcctggaacaccatagtgtgatggtgtgtccgaacatcataactgcaccctattggatatgatgcataccatgatgtctcttatcgaattaccacaatagtttatgggttaggcattagagacaaccacattcactttaaatagggcaccacgtaattccgataagatgacaccgtatgaactatggtttagggaaacctaaggtgtcatttcttaaaagtttggggctgcgacgcttatgtgaaaaagtttcaggctgataagctcgaacccaaagcggataaatgcatcttcataggacacccaaaatagttgggtatacctcctgtctcagattcgaaagcaataagggattgtttctagaatcgggacctttctcgaggaaaagtttctctcgaaagaattgagtgggaggatggtggagacttgatgaggttattgaaccgtctcttcaactagtgtatagctgggcacaaagagttgtttctatggcacctacaccaattgaagtgggagcttatgatattgatcatgatacttcagatcaagtcactaccaaacctcgtgggatgacaaggatgcgtactacttcagagtggtacgtaatcctgtcttgaaagtcatgttgctagacaacaatgaacctacgagctgtggagaagcgatggtgggcccggattccgataaatggctcgaggccataaaatccgagagaggatccatgtatgaaaacaaagtgtagactttggcagaacggctcgatggtcgtaaggctgttgagtacagatgaatttttaaaaaaaaaggaagatggacaatgatggtaagtattaccattaagaaagctcgacttgtcgttaagatttttccgacaagttcaaggagttgactatgatgagactttctcactcgtagcgatgctaagagtctgttggaattatattagcgattactacattatttatgaaatcttgcagataggatgtcaaaacattgtttcctcgacgtttttcttgaggaaaggttgtatgtgatacaaccggaaggttttgtcaatcctgaaagatgctaataagtatgcaaagctccagcaatccttctaaggactggagtaagcatctcggagttggaatgtatgctttgatgatgatcaaagattttgggtgtatacaaggtttatgagaaacttgtatttccaaagaagtgagtgggagcactatagaatttctgatgaatatatgttgttgatcggaaataatgtagaatttctggaaagcatatatagggttatttggaaagtgtttttcaatggaaagcctggattaagctacttgaacattgagcatcaagatctataaggatagatcaaaacgcttaatggtactttcaaatgagcacataccttgacatgatcttgaaggtgttcaagttggatcagtcaaagaaggagttcttgcctgagttgtaaggtatgaagttaagacttaaagctcgaccacggcaggaTAGAGacaaaggacgaaggtcgtcccctatgcttaagacataggctctacagtatgctatgctgtgtaccgcacctgatgtgtgccttgccatatgTCTGGctagagggtacaaaggtgatctaggagtagatcaccagatagcggtcaaaattatccttagaggaataaggatatgtttctcggttatggaggtgataaagagttcgacgtaaagagttacgtcgatgcaagcttaacacctatccggatagctctgagtagagataccggatacgtataatggagcaacaatttggaatagctccaagtagaacagttatttgaaatggctccaaatgtagcatagtagttgcatctacaagatgacatagaaatttgcgaagtacatacggatctgaatgttgcagacccgttgactaaaacctctctcacaagcaacatgatcaaacctagaactcattgagtgttaatcacatagtgatgtgaactagactactgactctagtaaactcttgggtgttagtcacatggcgatgtgacctgtgagtgttaatcacatggcgatgtgaactagattattgactctattgcaagtgggagacagttggaaatatgccctagaggcaataataaattggttattattatatttccttgttcatgataatcgtttattatccatgctagaattgtattgataggaaactcagatacatgtgtggatacatagacaacaccatgtccctagtaagcctctagttgactagctcattgatcaatagatggttacggtttcctgaccatggacattggatgtcgttgataacgggatcacatcattaggagaatgatgtgatggaacaagacccaatcctaagcctagcacaagatcgtgtagttcgtatgctaaagcttttctaatgtcaagtatcatttccttagaccatgagattgtgcaactcccggataccgtaggagtgctttgggtgtgccaaacgtcacaacgtaactgggtggctataaaggtacactacaggtatctccgaaagtgtctgttgggttgacacgaatcgagactgggatttgtcactccgtgtgacggagaggtatctctgggcccactcggtaggacatcatcataatgtgcacaatgtgatcaaggagttgatcacgggatgatgtgttacggaacgagtaaagagacttgccggtaacgagattgaacaaggtatcgggataccgacgatcgaatctcgggcaagtatcgtaccgatagacaaagggaattgtatacgggattgattccgatgagatcatcgaggagcatgtgggagccaacatgggtatccagatcccgctgttggttattggccggagagtcgtctcggtcatgtctacgtgtctcccgaacccgtagggtctacacacttaaggttcggtgacgctagggttatagagatattagtatgcggtaacccgaatgttgttcggagtcccggatgagatcccggacgtcacgaggagttccaaaatggtctggaggtaaagaattatatataggaagtgctatttcggccatcggggcAAGTTTTGGGGtgaccggtattgtaccgggaccaccggaagggtcccgggggtccaccgggtggggccacctgccccggggggcacatgggctgtaggggtgtgcgccttggcctatatgggccaagggcaccagccccaagaggcccatgcgccaagagataaggaaaggaagagtcctaaagggcgaaggcacctcctaggtgccttggggaggagggactcctccctagccgcacccttccttggaggaagggccaaggctgcgcccccccctctcccttggccctatatatagtgggggaagggagggcagcccaatctaagccctggcgcctccctctccctcccgtgacacatctccctcctcccgcagcgcttggcgaagccctgttggaatcccacTACTTCCaccaacacgccgtcgtgctgctggatctccatcaacctctcctccccccttgctggatcaagaaggaggagacgtcgctgctccgtacgtgtgtttaacgcggaggtgctgtccgttcggcgctaggatcatcggtgatttggatcacgacgagtacaactccatcaaccccgttctcttgaacgcttccgcgcgcgatctacaagggtatgtagatctactccttcctcgttgctagatgactccatagattgatcttggtgacacgtaggaaaattttgaattattgctacgttccccaacagctatgcatcaccatgatcttgcgtgtgcgtaggaaaaattttgaaattactacgttccccaacatcaccACCTACCTACGGACACTCGGGTTTGTCGCGTCGCGCTCGGACTCGTTGCTCTTCATACTTCGTCGCGGTGATCACCTCGCCTACCTTCTGCTGTACGTGGACGACATCATCCTCACCGCCAGCTCCGCCATGGCGCTTCACTCCGTCATCCAGGCGTTGCACCGTGAGTTCGCGATGACCGACCTCGGCGCGCTCCACCACTTCCTCGGCATCAACGTCACTACCACGgcgacactactagggaaaaccttatacacatcATCTTAGCAGTAGTGCTGGACAAAACAAgtcgctactgctacttagtagtagcATTTTTAAATAAACCGCACTACTGATActactttagcagtagcgcgttccacGAAACCGCGCTGCTACTATATTTGTACTGGGCGCAGATGGCTAGCcccacttagcagtagcgcgtaccACTGACCATCGCTACTGCTACGACCCGTAGCAGTAGCGTGTTTCTCCGAAACGCGCTACTACTTACTTACCTTATCCTATAGCGGTTCACCCTGGACAGTCACTCCCTCACTCGCTCTTGCCCGCGCCGAACCCGTACGtggtccgccgccgccgcgctgctcctcgccgaggtactccctcctccccctcctcctcccaccgcccctctcctcctcctccggacGCCCCTCCCCctccaacccccccccctccctcctcctcctccggccgccccctccccctcctccccccgccgcctcctcctccgatcccaccggcctcctccccctcctcctctctcctgCTCCTCCCTTCCCCTCCTCCCTACTTTGTATAATGTAGTTTTTTTActgtttttagtaagtgtttaaaataattagtaagtaaattaataaactagttgaactagtttagttttagtaagaactagttgaattaatagaactaatgtatttttagtaagaaaattaatataactagttgaactagtttatttttagtttatttctatttatagtaagtttatatttagtaagaactatttgaattaatagaactagttgaacatgtcacatttgttgttacttttttagtttaagcaattattcccgcatcgatgTCGTTCACTAGGGTTTTATTTATagagtttttgtttttgcagaaatcaaggaaccccctccatcatccccgccgtcgtccccgtcatCAACCCCCTtcgacctcgaggtgagaccagccaaatctccatgtcaatatgagtcctataagatatgaTGTAGACGGCCACGTGGACTAAAGGTGGAGTTCCAGACAGCGGCCACGTGGacggcctttagtcccggttccagaaccgggactaaagaccctctagaaccgggacaaatgaccctttttctactagtgttatgactagtgaccaacttgctatgtgatgtctcattgatgaaaacgaTGATCGTGAGaaggtgttatatgacaatgatgatgatgatgatgatgatgatgatgatgatgatatttattatatcattgggtgaaagaaccgcggattagtttcaagttTATGTCCAttcacttgaaactagtccacggttctttcacccagtgatgtaataactcattatgatgtaaaaataatctctaaattgctgctgtatgaaaacttgtatgaaggtgtatgaataaaacatgaaataaaaaaataaaatacgaaataatagtagtagcgcgtgtagggagaagcgctactagtaattaccagtagcgctgttTGGAGAAaacgctactactaagtcgatatagcagtagcgttggttaacccacgctactgctaaccTTTAGCTGTAGCGCTGTACCAGTAGCGCTCCATCCTGCGGTACTGATAGGCCTAACCTTTACATGAGCTAGAAGAAACTAAACTGTGAACTTCTGAACATCAGCAGCCCTGGAGGATTAGCAAAAAGTTCAGATGCTTCGCAGTGGGGTATAATATTCAGTCGCAAGTAGCTCAAGTTTTCAACATTATTACATGAATCACTGTGTAAAAATACATAGTAGTTATCTCACGCAGTAGCTTAGCATCACTAAACATAAATACTATAAAACCAAGATGGATCTCATGCCTTGTTACAAACCAGTCCTTGTTTAAATAAGCAGAAACAATAACAGCAAGACAAATTGGCAGTTGGCCGTAAATCCCCATTGCACAACAAAGATATATATAGCTCCCTCACCGACGATAATGACTGCAAACCCCAGCCACCCAAGAAAGACTCATGCCATTCCGGGTCTGCAACAGAACGGAATTTCATCAGCTCAAAAAGCTAGAATTTGGTGCAGGTAATCGAGCACACACTGAATGGCATGAAAAGTGCAAACATAATATATTGGCTAGGATGGTTCAATTACCGCACTGTCCTGTAGTAGGATATCGGGATATGCTCTAGTCTTGCCGCTTGAAGATTCCTTAGGAAATGAGGATGCATGTCAACAAACTGTGTCTCTTTGAGGGATTTCAGATGTCCCAGCCCAGGGACGTCCCGTAGTTTGGCAAGGTTTCTGATCACAAGTTCTTCAAGGCGGACCAAAGCTCCCTCGTGTATGCATATTTGGTTGACATGTGGCAAATTCAACAACAAAAGAATCTTCACATTTGGGAACCACTCTGGCTGGAAGTTTAGCTCCTGTCCTGTATATGCTTTTCTTAGAAGTATTTTGGTCAAGTTTGACAATTCAGAGAGGCGTGGCACTGGGTTCTCCACGAGCTGGGACCAAATTAGAGATATCCTGCAAAGGGTATATCCgttggttgagaaaaatggtgaTTTCAAAGTTCCTTCGGAAAATCGCCCATGCAAATCAAGTTTTTTAAGACAGTTTGATAATGTCAAAGTTTCTAGCTGGAGCACTTCGTCTTCGTTGCTGGCCATTATTTGTAATGATGAGAGCTGGTGCATCTTTGACAGAGATTCACACAATTGTGCACAGTGGATGCTCCTTACGCCAGTAATGCCAATGGACCTCAACTGAGATAAACTTGCTAGATTGGTAATGAATACTTTACTAGCTCGAACTGCACCCAGAGTTTGCAAGTCCTTCAAACTCCATAATCCCTCAAACGGATCCACAGGTTCAAAATATATGAAAATCGAGATCGTTCTATCCAGCCATTTATAAATAAGAATATGCCGCAGCCTCTTCAGCTTTCCAAACCCTTTTGGCAAATTCACACACTCTGCACCTTGAAGATTCAATGTTTCTAAGTTGTGAAGCTTCACGACAGATTTTGGGAGTATCTTCACTTTGGTCTTGTCAAGGCCCAAATACTTAAGGTTGAATAACTCCCCAATAGAATCTGGAATAGTCTGAATAGGTAATCCTGATAGCTGCAACACAGCAAGATATTTAGATTCTGAAGGAAACAATGAGGATGATGCCATGCTGCTGCTGAATGCTATGAAGGTACGAAGCCTGCATTGACCTATGCTTGGTTGAGTGTCATTTTTGCATTGGAGCACCGACATGCGACGAGAATCTGACTCCACCTGCATCGCCCCCAGACTATCATCATAAGTCGTACTGAAACTCTCTCTCTTCGATTGGTAAATGGCTAATTCACGTACAAGATCATGCATTCGAAGATGCTTGATCCTGTTAAAACTGTTCCTCTTTACCACCTGAAGCATGCTTCGTCGAACGAGCTCTGTCAGGTAACCTTCAGCAACATCTTCTAAACTGCAATTTCCAATTTGTTCAATAAATCCTTCTGCAACCCACAGTCTGATCAATCTTTTTCTGTGGATCATGTGGTCTTCTGGGAACATGGCACAATACAAGAAACAACTCTTCAAATAGTCGGGCAAATATTTGTAGCTTAGATTCAGAATTTTCTCCACGCGATTTAGGTTCTCGTTTTTGTGTAGCTCGGAAATAAGTTGCGCATCAAATAGTTTCCACTCTGCAACATTCTGCGCCTTAAGAGACAATAAGCTCCCTATGGCCACAAGAGCTAATGGTAATCCATCACACCTCTCCACTATCAATTTACCACACTCTTGTAATACTAATGGGCAGATGTGATTTTCAGTGCTTGGAAATGCCTTCCTGCAAAATAGATGCCATGCATCCTCCTCCTCAAGAGGCTCCACTTTGATCCTGCAACCATCATGAGCTATTGAAGCAACTTCCTCATATCTTGTTGTGATTATTATTCTGCTTCCCATTTTTGCATCGACAAGAACCTCTTTAATTTTTCTAAAATCTTCAGCTGTCCAGACATCATCCAATATGATCAAGTACCGCTTTGTCTTCAGGATTTCCTTCAATTCATCTTTTAACTCCCCACAGGTCATCTTCTCAGCATCAAATTCTTTCTTGTCTTTAGAATAGATTTCTTTCAGTATTCTTCTCCAAATATCATCTAGTTTATAGGACTGAGAGACGGAAACCCATACACGGCATTCAAAGTTGGATGCTTCATATCGGAACACATTACTTACAAGAGTGCTTTTCCCGATACCACCCATACCCCATAAGGCAATGATTTGTAGATGTGGACAATTTTCCAAATTCAGTGACCCCATCaatatttttctatttttatCAAATCCCACAAGTTCATCATCAGAGATTGAGTAATCATGTCCAGGAAGATATAGGGGCTGTTGGCTGCCATAATTTGTTGCAAAAAGATCGCCCACACCAGCTATTGGTTGAGTCCAGTCTCTGTTTTGTTTAAGATGTGTAAGGGCTCGGTTTATTTTCTCGAGGCCAGTAGCGATTTCACCTTGTGTAAACAGATACTGGGGTTTCTTCAGGATTTTCTTCGCACTATTCCACCATGATCCTTTCTGATGGTGTTTGCCAACAACATACATAAATTGATCCACAATGTCTTCCATATCATATGCCAATCTTCGGACTTGCCCTATCCATGCTTCGGTGACTCCATCTGTCGAAGGTTTCTTTCCAATCTCCTTGAGAAATTCTCGAATAAGCTCTAGGTCATTCCTTATCAGTGTCATGTTCTCTGAGAGTTTTGCAAGAGACTTAACGTGGTGAAGTGTTTCTGATGCCACAGCTATTCCGATCTTTGTCGTGACAAGAAGAAGAGCAGCCTCGGCCATTTCGCTTTATGCAGTTTGACCTCACTATTTCAGCCAAAACAGTTCCAGAAATCAACCATCGATGTAGTATAACATTTCCATCCTTGCGCAGGAAATCT contains:
- the LOC125535226 gene encoding disease resistance protein RPM1-like, whose protein sequence is MAEAALLLVTTKIGIAVASETLHHVKSLAKLSENMTLIRNDLELIREFLKEIGKKPSTDGVTEAWIGQVRRLAYDMEDIVDQFMYVVGKHHQKGSWWNSAKKILKKPQYLFTQGEIATGLEKINRALTHLKQNRDWTQPIAGVGDLFATNYGSQQPLYLPGHDYSISDDELVGFDKNRKILMGSLNLENCPHLQIIALWGMGGIGKSTLVSNVFRYEASNFECRVWVSVSQSYKLDDIWRRILKEIYSKDKKEFDAEKMTCGELKDELKEILKTKRYLIILDDVWTAEDFRKIKEVLVDAKMGSRIIITTRYEEVASIAHDGCRIKVEPLEEEDAWHLFCRKAFPSTENHICPLVLQECGKLIVERCDGLPLALVAIGSLLSLKAQNVAEWKLFDAQLISELHKNENLNRVEKILNLSYKYLPDYLKSCFLYCAMFPEDHMIHRKRLIRLWVAEGFIEQIGNCSLEDVAEGYLTELVRRSMLQVVKRNSFNRIKHLRMHDLVRELAIYQSKRESFSTTYDDSLGAMQVESDSRRMSVLQCKNDTQPSIGQCRLRTFIAFSSSMASSSLFPSESKYLAVLQLSGLPIQTIPDSIGELFNLKYLGLDKTKVKILPKSVVKLHNLETLNLQGAECVNLPKGFGKLKRLRHILIYKWLDRTISIFIYFEPVDPFEGLWSLKDLQTLGAVRASKVFITNLASLSQLRSIGITGVRSIHCAQLCESLSKMHQLSSLQIMASNEDEVLQLETLTLSNCLKKLDLHGRFSEGTLKSPFFSTNGYTLCRISLIWSQLVENPVPRLSELSNLTKILLRKAYTGQELNFQPEWFPNVKILLLLNLPHVNQICIHEGALVRLEELVIRNLAKLRDVPGLGHLKSLKETQFVDMHPHFLRNLQAARLEHIPISYYRTVRPGMA